The Luteitalea sp. genome has a segment encoding these proteins:
- a CDS encoding site-2 protease family protein, whose amino-acid sequence MPADDLPPYPYDRSLSVPGASPEGISSAQWQPLPPRPRARNRVWLHILLFLATVLTTSLAGAGVYQGWLTDFGRESLPAGSGLGAMMVGGLWYSFAALGILTAHELGHYFACRYYGIDASLPYYLPMPSMIGTFGAVIRIRQPIATKRMLFDIAVAGPIAGFVVAIPMLLLGMSWSKVTAMPSGPDIVELGEPFVFQLAADWIFGALGDGQTVNMHPVVFGAWLGLLATALNLVPVSQLDGGHVSYAVFGRASTIVSILSLAAALGLGYLYSPSWFFWVGLLILLMALSGFRHPRTIDENEPLDPGRKWIAFLALLMFVLCFTPTPISPTELVGG is encoded by the coding sequence TTGCCGGCTGACGATCTGCCACCGTACCCCTACGATCGCAGCCTCTCTGTTCCAGGTGCGTCGCCAGAGGGCATATCGAGCGCCCAGTGGCAGCCCCTGCCACCGAGGCCACGCGCTCGCAACCGTGTCTGGCTTCACATCTTGCTCTTTCTGGCGACGGTCTTGACGACATCGTTGGCGGGCGCGGGCGTGTACCAGGGCTGGTTGACCGACTTTGGGCGGGAGTCTCTTCCCGCTGGAAGCGGTCTGGGCGCCATGATGGTGGGCGGCCTGTGGTATAGCTTCGCCGCACTTGGCATCCTCACCGCGCACGAGCTCGGTCACTACTTCGCATGTCGCTACTACGGGATCGACGCCTCTCTCCCCTACTATCTGCCGATGCCCAGCATGATCGGCACGTTTGGCGCGGTCATCCGCATTCGCCAACCGATTGCCACCAAGCGGATGCTGTTCGACATTGCGGTGGCGGGCCCCATTGCCGGTTTCGTGGTCGCCATTCCGATGCTTCTGCTTGGGATGAGCTGGTCCAAGGTAACCGCTATGCCGTCCGGCCCTGACATCGTCGAGCTGGGTGAGCCCTTCGTCTTCCAGCTCGCCGCGGACTGGATTTTTGGGGCTCTTGGCGATGGGCAGACCGTGAACATGCATCCCGTAGTGTTCGGCGCGTGGCTCGGCCTCCTGGCAACAGCCCTCAACCTCGTCCCCGTCAGCCAGCTCGATGGCGGCCATGTCTCTTACGCCGTGTTTGGCCGCGCTTCGACGATCGTCTCCATTCTCTCCCTCGCCGCAGCACTCGGACTTGGGTACCTCTACTCGCCGAGCTGGTTCTTCTGGGTTGGTCTGTTGATTCTCCTGATGGCGCTTTCGGGCTTCCGCCACCCGCGTACGATCGACGAGAACGAGCCCCTCGACCCCGGGCGGAAATGGATTGCTTTCTTAGCGCTCCTCATGTTTGTGCTCTGCTTCACGCCCACGCCGATCAGTCCCACAGAGCTGGTGGGGGGATGA
- a CDS encoding integration host factor subunit beta, whose translation MIKADIVNEVSRVADITKVKAEAAVDAVFDAMRLSMQRGERIELRGFGVFQVKPRKRGIGRNPRTGKEVRIPPGRTIRFKPGKELQNIP comes from the coding sequence ATGATTAAGGCGGACATCGTCAACGAAGTCTCGCGCGTTGCTGATATTACCAAGGTCAAGGCCGAGGCGGCAGTCGACGCGGTCTTCGACGCGATGCGACTCTCTATGCAGCGCGGCGAGCGCATAGAGCTGCGAGGCTTTGGCGTGTTCCAGGTCAAGCCACGCAAACGCGGCATCGGGAGGAACCCCCGCACCGGCAAAGAAGTCCGCATTCCGCCCGGTCGGACGATTCGCTTCAAGCCGGGCAAGGAGCTCCAGAACATCCCCTGA